A region from the Medicago truncatula cultivar Jemalong A17 chromosome 6, MtrunA17r5.0-ANR, whole genome shotgun sequence genome encodes:
- the LOC112418432 gene encoding uncharacterized protein yields the protein MYAEVDPSFTQKYYNQLKGSWYVLNQDDRGHLLTCTKSFLNPLLTNGWIEVKLFNEFPEDVEVVFGYYGNNMFVVEMFKEVTDHSELPKWHSRSTVPHQTAYCDTTLDEHDFLSSMKTVNDDFSQILKQY from the exons aTGTATGCTGAGGTGGATCCATcatttactcaaaaatattaCAATCAACTCAAGGGTTCATGGTATGTTCTTAATCAAGATGACAGGGGCCACCTCTTAACTTGCACCAAAAGTTTTCTTAATCCTCTCTTGACTAACGGATGGATTGAGGTTAAGCTCTTCAATGAGTTTCCTGAAGATGTAGAAGTTGTCTTTGGTTATTATGGAAACAATATGTTTGTTGTGGAAATGTTCAAGGAGGTGACTGACCATAGTGAACTCCCTAAGTGGCATAGTCGCAGCACAGTACCTCATCAAACTGCCTACTGTGACACTACACTTGATGAACATGACTTTCTCAGCTCAATGAAg ACAGTCAACGATGATTTTAGCCAGATTCTGAAACAATATTGA